The stretch of DNA TAACCTTACCAGTTCCAACAATTATGTTGACTCCAGTTTCtttgctaattatttttaatgatgaaGTATCGCAATATAAGCCGTGACTACTGTTCTCCACAATGGTTTTACCGCCATGCTGATTGAATAGATTTAATTCATTCAAGGAGTTTAACTTCGTGTCGATGTCATTAagtgttaaattatatttcgagCTATACCTGAACCAAGATAaagtgttatatatattataaggtatttatttatgtgcaATAATTAACACATTGCCTATCACATCACTCACGCGACAACTTTATTTATTCTGCGTATCCtgatagaaaaatacatataccTGTTTTTTTGTAGGCTTATTCGTGAGACACAGTAATCGCGCTTTCGGCGGATTAAACGTGACAGTCAATGTGTTAATTAATGACTTATCGTAAAAGCGCATAGAAGATGCAGATTGTAAAAGTGCTTTGTACAAAATTGTCATAAATGTTCAAGACGAAATCgggattaattttgatatacgCAAAATACTTTGGGCAAAAAATTGcttaagaaataaatctttggcgttaaaaatatttttcttttctctacAGAATGTCGAATAAAACAACTCACACACATAATTAGTGGAATTGACAAAGCCACATTTACAATACAAATTGCCTTATGGTTGTTAAACGATGTTATTAACAccaatgttattttacaaCCAGATTATTCTCTCATATAAACACAGATATCGATACCAAGCTATGTTTTAATCATTTTGTAGTTTTCATTTAGCATATATTAGTTTAGCACATGGATGTTTAGCAAAATATTCTGTAGAGATGCTGTAGAGACATTTTGAATTGACTTACGGAAACGCCGTAAGATGTGAGagattattcataaatatcttCTTTTGGTCGTGATTGCGATGATATAGAGGCTTAAATGGAGGCTccttaaaatatgaattaaaattgcaatatatatgcTCGTGTGTTAATGTTTTACCGAGCTTAGATAGTGGTATTTGTCCCAGTACTGTGCGGTGAAACACAAATAAGATATATGTTAGTCCCGAGATTATATATGTCGCGCGCGATAAATAACAGTGCTAGGCGAAAATTTATAAGCAATTAATTAGTAAAgcaaaaagttatataatattgatattcgaCGAAATGTCGAATATCATCGTTCgaaatttcatggaaattatcataaatatgttattataaacaCAGTGACATTCAAGCCATAGTTTACCGCAAGCTATTTATCGCGAATGTGAAACCACcttataaaatgaataaagaaagagacaccttacgaaaaaaatatctttatacaggcaataagtaaatttaaattttacatttaattttttatttaattaaaagtaaataaaaattattagcttCTGTATTAACACTATCACAAATCTTTCTACATGACGCAATGATCTACATGAtttaatttacagaaaattatcaaaatggAGAATATTGAAgccaatgtaattttaattttaaagcttTGTACATTATTCTATatctcaataatattatattaattatagcaGCGATTTTTATGTCACGATATCTTAAAGACTAgaaaattttgtcattttcaaTAGAATTGTTATCTGCAACTTGCATAACATCTTGAATgtctatgtattatatattgtacatgtaTGCAATGATACATAAATCTTAATATGTGTACTATTATAAGTAAcagaatttgtaaataaatttaataataataaattgtacattattttgtatCGTTTAGTTTTTTACACTCACCAGTTGGCACACACAAAGGCTTGTTTGAATTTGAattcattattacattaaaaaaccaatgtaatttatatgtatagttcacgtcaaattataataatgtaaccAAATAgttacttataaaattgtgttactttaattacttaatttacttatttgGTTTATCGTATTGTGCAAAtgacacataaaaatattaaaccaCGTCCAACTCACACGAAGCACAGATTGCAACTACCACGGCGTGACACGCCATATTATTCCACTCGAAACATCGCTAGTATATGATATTAAGCTTGTATTGTATACATAGTTAACCTTGATAAGAATTATTCACTGGCAAGAATTATAAGCACGTGATAAAATCAACGATAAATCATTTAatctcataattatttttaaatttttcagatatattgtttgagaaaaatatcaaatgttttctataaaaaaaaataatttttataacaagacTGGTTTGCATAAACGAGcataatttttcagttttttttagtACGATAGAATTAGTCGTCTTatcaattatacattaatgagtgcttaaatgttttaataaatataaaagtcgcaggcgtattttattttcgaaacatTCAACAAATATGAAGAATTGTCTTTTGTCGAATATCAAGTTTTGCTAAGAGTTATTACagattaatattgttttattaataaaatacaagttttatattgttttacttttacagtgcaattaatgtaataattataataataaatgtgataGAAATAAGTCACAGCTGTTTTCGGAATCAATAGGAATGTGACATATAAATTCAATGCTGTTTCTTGAGAAAAGATGTATCTGTTTTGCAGATAAATTACTGCCGAGTAAGCCATCTTCTGGGATTTTCAACCGTCAATAGCTCGACTTCCTCCATTGTGAAGTTCCTGTTTCTTAATCGCGGCACAATGTTATTCACAATGTGGGAATATCCATGACCGCCGaaatttatcttgaaaatcaatgcaatattttcaaatgctAATCGCTAATACTGTAATCACTTGCATTTTCCAGATAAATTCTGgtcttaatttataaactatatattatttaatcgtaaacattcaattgatataattaaaaataaaccctaaatttgctaaattttatttaaatcgtaaaattgaatgaaaaaattaagaaatacgCACCAGTCTGTGCTTGGTGTGAATATCGTGACTCATAAGCACTCGGTGCAGTTTTCCTTCATCTTTCAGTTTTATTATACGTTTTACGCGCTGTGCGTCTGATGCCATATCGACCGATGGATTCAGTTGATAAAAGGAACACTCGCTGCCGAACAGATCAAATTGGATGTAACATTTAGTATCGTCGGCGAATTCCATGAGATGCTGTTTCTTCGTCAGCGTACCTGTTGAATTCGTTCAATCAATTCACTGCAGTAAATTCGGTGCGCagattgtaattaaaaaattaataaagataagtTTGTAGATCTTACGATCGATATGGGACATAATAGCTCTGCTAGGATCTCCACCGGCTTCCTGGTAGATCCGCATTATTTCCATGGGCGCAGATGCGTCTCTGCCGGGATGAAAGCTCACGGAACAACGTAATTGCGCCTGCAACTCGCCGGTCGCGCAAATAGCTCGTCtttcaaaatctaaaatttgaaagaaactTAGCTTAGACGATATTCGCTCGAGTTTACTCGATTTATAAACGTAGCGCCGCTtcgttatatttatgtttccaaaataatttgcaaagtGATTGCGTAAAATATTCCGGCAGTTTAATCATTTGTGGACCTTCGATCGGCCAAGTACTGCCGACTTCGCCGATGAATCCCGCTTTCACCTCGGGACACTCCGTGCAACCCTCTTCCAATTCTTTATACATCAAATTGTACATTTCCTCTTTGGTCATGCCGAGTGTCGATGGCTTTTGCGTACTGGCAACATAATAACCTGATtgcgaaaatatattgcaacgaattaataacagtaataaaatgaataataataattcgtgAGAGCtacatttatcaataaaatctaAAGATACATTTTCTGGTTaacgaaaataaatgttacaataaaaataaaaatgtatacatttaaaaagttttttagtattaatgaCTCTCTTAATGACAAAgctataaattgaaattccaTTAATCAGTTCACTTAGAATTAACCAAAGGAATTCAgttattttagtttataaaaGCTTATTCTGAACGACGCATATGTACCAGTTCCAGCAATTATGTTAATTCCCGTGCGTTGACTAACGTCCTTCATTAAAGAGATGTCGCGATTCAGACCATGATTGCTATTTTCCACGATGGTTCCGCCACCGGCTTCCTTGAACAATTCCACATCTGCGTGGACAGCTCTCGCTGCATCATCGTCATAAAATTccaaattgtataaattgcTGTACCTGATTCCAAAATGTTCAATTAGAcgtgtatttatattgttagcaatatttattcattaattttatcatctcgCAGAGTTTAATTAAGGAATAAATGTGCATTACACAGTTTGTAAAGTTGTTTACATCGAGGAATGTTATTTAACGATGATAAAACTCTTAATTTGATCATTAATATTACTCGCATACCGCGCAAATATACGTTTCGCAAAACACACTTTGTATAGAGATGCAAAATAGTAACATCACTTACGGATATTGCTTTACAAATCCAATGTTATGTAAAAACAAACG from Linepithema humile isolate Giens D197 chromosome 2, Lhum_UNIL_v1.0, whole genome shotgun sequence encodes:
- the LOC105673894 gene encoding phosphotriesterase-related protein isoform X2, giving the protein MAGNVTNSVETVLGDKPLSELGKTLTHEHLALDFRKFYVPPPSHLKRYLDDRLFLHNIGFVKQYPYSNLYNLEFYDDDAARAVHADVELFKEAGGGTIVENSNHGLNRDISLMKDVSQRTGINIIAGTGYYVASTQKPSTLGMTKEEMYNLMYKELEEGCTECPEVKAGFIGEVGSTWPIEDFERRAICATGELQAQLRCSVSFHPGRDASAPMEIMRIYQEAGGDPSRAIMSHIDRTLTKKQHLMEFADDTKCYIQFDLFGSECSFYQLNPSVDMASDAQRVKRIIKLKDEGKLHRVLMSHDIHTKHRLINFGGHGYSHIVNNIVPRLRNRNFTMEEVELLTVENPRRWLTRQ